The following coding sequences lie in one Lolium perenne isolate Kyuss_39 chromosome 2, Kyuss_2.0, whole genome shotgun sequence genomic window:
- the LOC127322861 gene encoding protein NRT1/ PTR FAMILY 8.3 — protein MEENDLRTGILVKDGATSHNAEESHSLLEVCQQPELKCTSSDWKAPAIILGFECLESMAFNGVATNLVVYIRSVLHGGIASSASTVSLWYGTSFFVPILGAVMADAYWGNYKTVLISLTMYLLGMVLITVGAFIPSAPALCNLNPCPSSKGTQNVIFFSGLYLTAVGCGGVRSALLPLGADQFNNENGVDMQKRRNFFSLFYISVIFGVITSGTIVVWIQENVSWALGYGIATTCIALALVGFVVGTPTIRRREPSGSPVKSIFQVIAAACKNMDLALPADSSLLYEATSKNAHTSESKLAHTDDFRFLDKAAVISDLRLDNRSSQNSWRICTITQVEELKILMRLLPIWATGVLFGAAISQMHTTFIQQGIVMNTKIGSLSIPPASLYSFEVICVVLWVLLVNRVIVPATRTCFASGVELTQLQRIGIGRFLMIFAMAMAALLEKKRLQSVQHGEQLSIVWQLPQYFVIAGAECFAVITQLEFFHGQAPDSMKSMLTALALLTVAVGNYLSSAMITLVAGVTRAWHSPGWIPDDLNEGHLDYFYWCLTAISFVNFLVYIYFASKYKLKKIIMHG, from the exons ATGGAGGAGAACGACCTGCGCACCGGCATCCTAGTCAAG GATGGTGCAACAAGCCATAATGCTGAAGAATCACACTCTCTACTGGAAGTATGCCAACAGCCAGAGCTGAAATGTACAAGTTCTGACTGGAAAGCGCCTGCAATCATTCTCG GATTTGAATGCCTGGAGAGCATGGCTTTCAATGGCGTCGCTACAAACCTAGTCGTGTATATCCGCTCAGTTCTCCATGGTGGCATTGCTTCAAGTGCATCAACTGTTTCTCTTTGGTATGGTACGAGCTTCTTTGTACCTATACTTGGAGCTGTCATGGCGGATGCTTACTGGGGAAATTACAAGACTGTCTTGATCTCCCTTACAATGTACCTACTT GGCATGGTACTCATTACAGTCGGAGCTTTTATACCTTCTGCTCCAGCCTTATGCAACTTGAACCCATGCCCGTCATCAAAAGGAACTCAAAATGTGattttcttctctggtttgtatctAACTGCTGTTGGTTGTGGAGGAGTAAGGTCTGCATTGCTTCCACTTGGTGCTGACCAATTCAACAATGAGAATGGCGTAGATATGCAAAAAAGGAGGAATTTCTTCAGTTTGTTCTATATCTCAGTCATCTTTGGTGTGATAACTTCAGGAACCATTGTAGTTTGGATTCAGGAAAATGTGAGCTGGGCTTTAGGTTATGGCATTGCCACCACGTGTATAGCTCTCGCTTTGGTAGGCTTTGTGGTTGGAACACCAACAATTCGGCGGCGTGAGCCCAGTGGTTCCCCAGTGAAAAGTATTTTCCAGGTTATTGCTGCTGCTTGTAAGAACATGGACTTAGCACTCCCTGCTGATAGCTCTCTCCTTTATGAAGCCACTAGCAAGAATGCACACACCAGTGAATCAAAATTAGCTCACACTGATGATTTCAG GTTCTTAGATAAGGCGGCTGTTATTTCTGATCTGCGCTTGGACAACCGCAGTAGTCAAAATTCATGGAGGATCTGTACTATAACTCAGGTTGAGGAATTAAAAATACTAATGCGCTTGCTTCCAATATGGGCAACTGGAGTATTATTTGGTGCTGCAATATCACAAATGCACACTACGTTCATTCAGCAAGGAATTGTGATGAACACCAAGATTGGCTCGCTTTCCATTCCACCAGCTTCCTTGTATTCCTTTGAAGTGATTTGCGTGGTGCTTTGGGTTCTTCTTGTGAACAGAGTCATTGTACCAGCAACCAGGACATGCTTCGCAAGCGGAGTGGAGCTAACACAGTTGCAGAGGATCGGAATAGGTCGTTTCCTGATGATCTTTGCGATGGCAATGGCTGCCCTTCTAGAAAAAAAGAGGCTACAGAGTGTCCAGCATGGCGAGCAATTAAGCATCGTGTGGCAGCTCCCACAGTACTTTGTTATCGCTGGGGCAGAATGCTTTGCCGTCATCACTCAACTGGAGTTCTTCCACGGTCAGGCGCCGGACTCCATGAAGAGCATGCTGACAGCGTTGGCGTTGCTCACCGTAGCTGTGGGCAACTACTTGAGCTCAGCTATGATCACCCTTGTTGCAGGGGTGACAAGGGCATGGCATAGCCCTGGATGGATACCTGATGATCTGAACGAAGGACATCTTGACTACTTCTACTGGTGTCTTACAGCCATCTCATTTGTAAATTTCCTTGTCTATATCTATTTTGCTAGCAAATACAAATTAAAGAAAATTATTATGCACGGCTAA